The following are encoded together in the Streptomyces asoensis genome:
- a CDS encoding ATP-binding protein yields the protein MHEYTSTARVWGLSCPGFPEEVSRARRWTRDVLRGSPFAEDAELIVSELSANAILHTASGLESGTFHLAVAVSAQVVAVSVTDDGGTGTAPKAEHQDQDAEHGRGLGMVSAIAHRVVIHDSDGGHTVTAELFTDVRRGGHPC from the coding sequence ATGCACGAGTATACGAGTACTGCCCGCGTCTGGGGACTGTCTTGCCCAGGTTTCCCGGAAGAGGTCAGCCGGGCCCGGCGCTGGACGCGCGACGTCCTGCGCGGCTCCCCCTTTGCCGAGGACGCCGAGTTGATCGTGAGCGAGCTGAGCGCGAACGCGATCCTCCATACGGCGAGCGGCCTGGAGTCCGGCACCTTCCACCTGGCCGTTGCCGTCTCGGCGCAGGTGGTGGCGGTATCGGTGACGGACGACGGAGGCACCGGCACGGCCCCTAAGGCCGAGCACCAGGACCAAGACGCCGAACACGGCCGGGGTCTCGGCATGGTCAGCGCGATCGCTCACCGGGTCGTGATCCACGACAGCGACGGCGGCCACACGGTCACCGCGGAGCTCTTCACGGACGTACGCCGAGGAGGCCACCCATGCTGA
- a CDS encoding NUDIX hydrolase, whose protein sequence is MSVAGVVVDDRGRALLIQRRDNGHWEPPGGILEREETVPEALQREVLEETGIKIALPAILTGVYKNMTGLIVSLVFRCEAADGTPTTGDETRALRWVTREEVSALADEAYAIRVIDALDAASPPAVRAHDGVQLV, encoded by the coding sequence GTGAGCGTGGCCGGGGTCGTCGTCGACGACCGGGGCCGGGCCCTCCTGATCCAGCGCCGGGACAACGGTCACTGGGAACCGCCGGGCGGCATCCTCGAACGCGAGGAGACCGTTCCTGAAGCCCTTCAGCGCGAGGTCCTCGAAGAGACTGGCATCAAGATCGCGCTTCCTGCGATCCTCACCGGCGTCTACAAGAACATGACGGGCCTGATCGTCTCGCTGGTGTTCCGCTGCGAGGCAGCTGACGGCACGCCGACCACCGGCGACGAGACCCGCGCCCTGCGGTGGGTCACCCGTGAAGAAGTCTCCGCACTCGCCGACGAGGCGTACGCGATCCGCGTCATAGACGCACTCGACGCGGCGTCCCCGCCGGCCGTCCGCGCCCACGACGGCGTGCAACTCGTCTAG
- a CDS encoding GntR family transcriptional regulator: MSPLSSGLLGDLDPTSDRAVFRQIADQLREAIDRGRFREGEKLPSEAELVDHYGVSRMTVRNSFSILQGEGLVHAEHGKGVFVRPRPPVRRLASDRFARRHREQGKSAFIVEADAVGSHPKVDSLEVKEEKASQDISTRLGSVRRVLARRRRYLLDGRPVEFATSYLPLDIARGTQIAEPNPGPGGIYARLEELGHRLDHFEEEIRARMPSPAEVKTLHLAAGVPVIHLIRTAFDTEGRPVEVCDTVMAADAYVLSYQLPAT; the protein is encoded by the coding sequence GTGAGCCCTCTTTCTTCGGGCCTGCTCGGTGATCTCGACCCCACGAGTGATCGTGCGGTCTTTCGGCAGATCGCCGACCAGCTGCGTGAGGCCATCGACCGTGGGCGATTCAGGGAGGGCGAGAAGCTGCCCTCGGAAGCTGAGCTCGTCGACCACTACGGTGTCTCCCGCATGACGGTGAGGAACTCGTTCTCCATCCTTCAGGGGGAAGGCCTCGTACACGCCGAGCACGGCAAGGGAGTCTTCGTCCGGCCCCGTCCGCCCGTTCGCCGTCTCGCCTCCGATCGGTTCGCCCGGCGACACCGGGAGCAAGGGAAGTCGGCCTTCATCGTCGAGGCCGACGCCGTCGGCAGTCACCCCAAGGTCGACAGCCTCGAGGTGAAGGAGGAGAAGGCCAGTCAGGACATCTCCACTCGGCTCGGGTCCGTGCGGCGAGTTCTTGCACGTCGGCGCCGGTACCTCCTCGACGGACGGCCGGTCGAGTTCGCCACCTCGTACCTGCCGCTCGACATCGCCCGCGGTACTCAGATCGCCGAGCCCAACCCCGGCCCCGGAGGCATCTACGCCCGTCTCGAAGAGCTGGGCCACCGCCTCGACCACTTCGAGGAAGAGATCCGCGCCCGGATGCCCTCTCCCGCCGAGGTTAAGACGCTCCACCTGGCGGCCGGCGTACCCGTGATCCATCTGATCCGGACCGCCTTCGACACTGAGGGGCGCCCGGTAGAGGTCTGTGACACGGTCATGGCGGCTGACGCTTACGTCCTGTCGTACCAGCTCCCGGCCACGTGA